One Halobacterium zhouii genomic region harbors:
- a CDS encoding PUA domain-containing protein yields the protein MQDGEMASLRTVADYQFGAGAGAALFPSGEPLEIDRSSTGRPQQVARDDGQRLVSVGLDGRFTLGVAGGQRLVDEFDAPGARVTVGDESEPFVRDGKNVFAKFVQAVDADVRAGDELAVVHERGDVVAVGRAELDAESMLDFDSGVAVMVRSGVPDE from the coding sequence ATGCAGGACGGTGAGATGGCCTCGCTTCGGACGGTCGCCGACTACCAGTTCGGGGCGGGCGCGGGCGCGGCGCTGTTCCCGTCCGGAGAACCCCTCGAGATCGACCGGTCGAGCACTGGCCGGCCCCAGCAGGTCGCCCGCGACGACGGCCAGCGACTCGTCTCGGTCGGCCTCGACGGCCGGTTCACGCTCGGCGTCGCGGGCGGCCAGCGACTCGTCGACGAATTCGACGCGCCCGGCGCTCGCGTCACCGTCGGCGACGAGAGCGAACCGTTCGTGCGGGACGGCAAGAACGTCTTCGCGAAGTTCGTGCAGGCCGTCGATGCCGACGTCCGTGCGGGCGACGAACTCGCGGTCGTCCACGAACGCGGCGACGTCGTCGCGGTCGGACGCGCCGAACTGGACGCCGAGTCGATGCTGGATTTCGACTCCGGCGTCGCGGTGATGGTTCGCTCGGGCGTGCCCGACGAGTGA